The Leifsonia xyli genomic sequence GCGACCAGCAGGCCGCGACCTTCGGCCAGGCGGCGTTCGATCCGGGCGAGTCCAAGAACACCTACGGCACCGGCAACTTCCTCATCTTCAACACGGGTGAGGAGATCGTCCACTCCAAGAACGGTCTGCTGACGACGCTCGGCTACAAGCTGGGAGACGAGAAGCCGCACTACGCCCTGGAGGGCTCGATCGCCGTCACCGGTTCGCTGGTGCAGTGGCTCCGCGACAACCTGGGCATCATCTCCAGCGCCCCGGAGATCGAGGAGCTGGCGAAGACCGTCGACGACAACGGCGGCGCGTACTTCGTGCCGGCGTTCTCGGGCCTGTTCGCGCCGTACTGGCGGGCGGACGCCCGCGGCGCTCTCGTCGGCCTCACCCGCTACGTCAACAAGGGTCACATCGCCCGCGCCGTCCTGGAGGCCACGGCCTTCCAGACCCGCGAGGTGCTGGACGCGGTCAACGCCGATTCCGGTGTGGACCTGACGGAGCTCAAGGTCGACGGCGGCATGATCGCCAACAACCTGCTCATGCAGTTCCAGGCGGACATCATCGGCGTGCCGGTGGTCCGTCCGGTGGTCGCCGAGACCACCGCCCTCGGCGCGGCCTACGCGGCCGGTCTCGCGACGGGCTTCTGGGAGAACCTGGATGACCTGCGCAAGAACTGGCAGGAGGACCGCCGCTGGGAGCCGAAGATGGACGAGGCCGAGCGCGAGCGTCAGCTGCGCCTCTGGAAGAAGGCCGTCACGAAGACCTTCGACTGGGTCGACGCGGACACCCAGAACGACTGAGCAGTCCCACCGCGAAGCGCCGTCCGGCTCCTGCCGGGCGGCGCTTCGTCGTCACGCCAGCAGCGTCGGCAGCTCGTCGAGCGAGCGGATGATGCGCACGCCGGCGTCCAGCGCCTCCCGCTCGTCGTCGGGGGAGGGGACGGCGTCGCGCCGGTTGAGCCATACGCCGG encodes the following:
- the glpK gene encoding glycerol kinase (Converts glycerol and ADP to glycerol-3-phosphate and ADP), whose product is MADYVVAIDQGTTSTRAIIFDKSGSIVSTGQLEHEQIFPRAGWVEHNPVEIWNNTREVIGQALSKADLTRHDIAAVGITNQRETAVVWDKNTGEPVYNAIVWQDTRTQPIVDRLAADGGTERFKQIVGLPLATYFSGTKIVWILENVEGARERAEAGDLLFGTTDSWVLWNLTGGPDGGVHATDVTNASRTLFMDLETLSWRDDILEVFGVPKSMLPEIKSSSEVYGQVESSSLLREVPVAGILGDQQAATFGQAAFDPGESKNTYGTGNFLIFNTGEEIVHSKNGLLTTLGYKLGDEKPHYALEGSIAVTGSLVQWLRDNLGIISSAPEIEELAKTVDDNGGAYFVPAFSGLFAPYWRADARGALVGLTRYVNKGHIARAVLEATAFQTREVLDAVNADSGVDLTELKVDGGMIANNLLMQFQADIIGVPVVRPVVAETTALGAAYAAGLATGFWENLDDLRKNWQEDRRWEPKMDEAERERQLRLWKKAVTKTFDWVDADTQND